From a region of the Novosphingobium sp. EMRT-2 genome:
- a CDS encoding ribbon-helix-helix domain-containing protein, which produces MSSRKGSLLALRDRDAAPAPATAEPEGRAAAPIARSSGTGTGSGSSSSPVAPSRQGKKAMTGYFSPEMSFAMHMTARKHGMSLQDAMAEAFNDWLRKMGESPVGK; this is translated from the coding sequence ATGAGCAGCCGGAAAGGATCATTGCTTGCATTGCGGGATCGCGATGCAGCACCAGCGCCGGCGACGGCCGAGCCGGAGGGGAGGGCGGCCGCACCGATCGCCCGCAGCTCTGGCACGGGCACCGGCAGCGGATCGAGCAGCAGCCCGGTTGCGCCGAGCCGTCAGGGCAAGAAGGCCATGACGGGCTATTTCAGCCCGGAGATGTCCTTCGCCATGCACATGACCGCTCGCAAGCACGGCATGAGCTTGCAGGACGCAATGGCCGAGGCGTTCAACGACTGGCTGCGAAAGATGGGGGAAAGCCCTGTAGGCAAGTAA
- the parA gene encoding ParA family partition ATPase encodes MPTIAIISQKGGAGKTTLALHLAAAAEDSGHTALVIDLDPQATASQWAAWRQDAPPVVIDSAPPRLAAKIEQATGQGAAFIVIDTPPHADSAASAAVEAADLVLIPCRPSAFDLAAIKTTASLVKMRGKPAFVIFTAGSPTAPRMYDEAAQLVQDYGLDACPHHIADRAAFRHAAAEGKTAMEIEPNGKAADEVRQLYKWTCGHVNMQASKKRRASA; translated from the coding sequence ATGCCAACAATCGCGATCATTAGCCAGAAGGGCGGCGCGGGCAAGACCACCCTCGCCCTGCATCTGGCCGCAGCCGCCGAGGATTCCGGGCATACCGCCCTTGTGATCGACCTCGACCCACAGGCGACGGCGAGCCAGTGGGCGGCATGGCGACAGGATGCGCCCCCGGTCGTGATTGACAGCGCACCCCCTCGCCTTGCCGCCAAGATCGAGCAGGCGACGGGCCAGGGCGCGGCGTTCATCGTGATCGACACCCCGCCCCATGCCGACAGCGCGGCGAGCGCCGCCGTCGAAGCGGCCGACCTGGTGCTGATCCCTTGCCGCCCCAGCGCGTTCGACCTGGCCGCGATCAAGACGACCGCCAGCCTTGTGAAGATGCGCGGCAAGCCCGCGTTCGTGATCTTCACGGCGGGAAGCCCGACCGCGCCGCGCATGTATGACGAGGCCGCGCAGCTCGTGCAGGATTATGGGCTGGACGCCTGCCCGCACCATATCGCCGATCGTGCCGCCTTTCGCCATGCGGCGGCCGAAGGCAAGACGGCGATGGAGATCGAGCCGAACGGCAAGGCGGCCGACGAGGTGCGCCAGCTTTACAAGTGGACATGCGGGCATGTAAACATGCAAGCATCGAAGAAGCGGAGGGCCAGCGCATGA